Proteins from a single region of Amycolatopsis sp. CA-230715:
- a CDS encoding Tex family protein: protein MTQVVQSVQQKIAEELGVGEGQVKAAVDLLDGGSTVPFIARYRKEVTGMLDDAQLRTLEERLRYLRELDERRVAVLESIRSQGKLDEALEAQIMAAETKSRLEDIYLPYKPKRRTKAQIAREAGLEPLADGLLNDPSTEPQAAAAVFVDADKGVADAQAALDGARAILVERFGEDADLIGELREKMWGQGHLGSKVRKGKEEEGAKFSDYFDFSEPFTKMPSHRILAMFRGEKEEVLDLTVEPEEPSDEPKAGPTDYERRIAQRFGISDQGRPADKWLNDTVRWAWRTKILLHLGIDLRLRLRQSAEDEAVRVFASNLRDLLLAAPAGTRATMGLDPGFRTGVKVAVVDATGKVVATHVIYPHQPANKWDASIAELAVLCAKHSVDLISIGNGTASRETDKLAAELIKKHPELKLTKAVVSEAGASVYSASAFASQELPGMDVSLRGAVSIARRLQDPLAELVKIDPKSIGVGQYQHDLSESSLSRSLDAVVEDCVNAVGVDVNTASAPLLTRVSGITTGLAENIVGHRDENGPFRSREQLKGVARLGPKAFEQCAGFLRIPGGEDPLDTSAVHPESYPVVRRILSATGKELPTLIGDTRTLKSLQPKQFVDETFGLPTVTDILAELEKPGRDPRPAFKTATFAEGVDKISDLKPGMRLEGVVTNVAAFGAFIDVGVHQDGLAHVSALSKNFVKDPREVVKPGDIVKVKVLEVDIPRKRISLTLRLDDEPGAGGRSSGGSGSGGRQGGPRQQGGGGQRQGQGRGGQQRGGGRDRGGNSGGGGALADALRRAGYGKN from the coding sequence GTGACACAGGTCGTGCAGTCGGTTCAGCAGAAGATCGCCGAAGAGCTCGGCGTGGGCGAAGGGCAGGTCAAGGCCGCCGTCGACCTGCTCGACGGCGGTTCGACGGTGCCGTTCATCGCGCGGTACCGCAAGGAAGTCACCGGCATGCTCGACGACGCGCAGCTGCGCACGCTCGAGGAGCGCCTGCGCTATCTGCGTGAGCTCGACGAGCGCCGAGTCGCGGTGCTGGAGTCGATCCGGAGCCAGGGCAAGCTCGACGAGGCGCTCGAAGCGCAGATCATGGCGGCGGAGACCAAGTCGCGGCTGGAGGACATCTACCTCCCCTACAAGCCGAAGCGCCGCACGAAGGCCCAGATCGCGCGCGAAGCGGGTCTCGAACCGCTCGCCGACGGCCTGCTGAACGACCCGTCGACCGAGCCGCAGGCGGCGGCCGCGGTGTTCGTCGACGCGGACAAGGGCGTCGCGGACGCGCAGGCCGCGCTGGACGGCGCGCGGGCGATCCTGGTGGAGCGCTTCGGCGAGGACGCGGACCTGATCGGCGAGCTGCGCGAGAAGATGTGGGGCCAGGGCCACCTCGGCTCGAAGGTCCGCAAGGGCAAGGAAGAAGAGGGCGCGAAGTTCTCGGACTACTTCGACTTCTCCGAGCCGTTCACGAAAATGCCCTCACACCGGATCCTCGCGATGTTCCGCGGGGAGAAGGAAGAAGTCCTCGACCTGACCGTCGAGCCGGAGGAGCCCTCGGACGAGCCGAAGGCCGGGCCGACCGACTACGAGCGCCGCATCGCGCAGCGCTTCGGCATTTCCGATCAGGGCCGTCCCGCGGACAAGTGGCTCAACGACACGGTCCGCTGGGCGTGGCGCACCAAGATCCTGCTGCACCTCGGGATCGACCTGCGGCTGCGGCTGCGCCAGTCCGCCGAGGACGAGGCCGTGCGCGTGTTCGCCTCGAACCTGCGCGACCTGCTGCTCGCCGCGCCCGCGGGCACGCGCGCCACGATGGGGCTCGACCCGGGTTTCCGCACCGGGGTGAAGGTCGCCGTGGTCGACGCGACCGGCAAGGTCGTCGCCACGCACGTGATCTACCCGCACCAGCCCGCGAACAAGTGGGACGCCTCGATCGCCGAGCTGGCCGTGCTGTGCGCGAAGCACAGCGTCGACCTGATCTCGATCGGCAACGGCACCGCGTCGCGCGAGACGGACAAGCTGGCCGCCGAGCTGATCAAGAAGCACCCGGAGCTGAAGCTGACGAAGGCCGTCGTGTCCGAGGCGGGCGCCTCGGTGTACTCGGCGTCGGCGTTCGCGTCGCAGGAACTGCCCGGCATGGACGTGTCGCTGCGGGGCGCGGTGTCGATCGCGCGCCGTCTGCAGGACCCGCTCGCGGAGCTGGTGAAGATCGACCCGAAGTCGATCGGCGTCGGCCAGTACCAGCACGACCTGTCGGAAAGCTCGCTGTCGCGTTCGCTCGACGCCGTGGTCGAAGACTGCGTGAACGCGGTGGGCGTGGACGTGAACACCGCGTCGGCGCCGCTGCTGACCCGCGTTTCCGGGATCACCACGGGGCTCGCGGAGAACATCGTCGGCCACCGCGACGAAAACGGCCCGTTCCGCTCGCGCGAGCAGCTCAAGGGCGTCGCGCGGCTGGGCCCGAAGGCGTTCGAGCAGTGCGCGGGCTTCCTCCGGATCCCCGGCGGCGAGGACCCGCTCGACACCTCGGCGGTGCACCCGGAGTCGTACCCGGTGGTGCGGCGCATTCTTTCGGCGACGGGCAAGGAGCTGCCGACCCTGATCGGGGACACGCGCACGCTGAAGTCGTTGCAGCCCAAGCAGTTCGTGGACGAGACCTTCGGGCTGCCGACCGTCACCGACATCCTCGCCGAGCTGGAGAAGCCCGGCCGCGACCCGCGGCCCGCGTTCAAGACGGCCACCTTCGCCGAAGGCGTCGACAAGATCTCGGACCTGAAGCCGGGCATGCGCCTGGAAGGCGTCGTCACGAACGTGGCCGCGTTCGGCGCGTTCATCGACGTCGGCGTGCACCAGGACGGGCTCGCGCACGTTTCCGCGCTGTCGAAGAACTTCGTGAAGGACCCGCGCGAGGTCGTGAAGCCGGGCGACATCGTGAAGGTGAAGGTCCTGGAAGTCGACATCCCGCGCAAGCGCATCTCGCTGACCCTGCGACTGGACGACGAACCGGGCGCTGGCGGCCGCTCCTCCGGCGGCTCCGGCTCCGGTGGCCGTCAGGGCGGGCCGCGTCAGCAAGGCGGTGGCGGCCAGCGTCAGGGACAGGGCCGCGGCGGGCAGCAACGCGGCGGCGGCCGGGATCGGGGCGGCAACTCCGGTGGCGGCGGCGCGCTCGCGGACGCGTTGCGGCGTGCGGGCTACGGAAAGAACTGA
- a CDS encoding LysR substrate-binding domain-containing protein, translated as MGEFTPSPDLDLRVVRYFVVVAEHAHFGRAAAALHVGQPTLSRQIRDLEKQLGVKLLDRTAQGAQLSEAGEAFLPKARALLRAAAEATAAARDFPGGGSLTVGYSPGIVVTPVVREFRDRHPDVTVHTRHLGWLRPAEVLLNRQVDAAVVRMPFPAAGLHVTPLHEEPRLLVVPRDHRLAGREFVTRQDIADEPMPWVPDLDPEVRAFWRLDPRPNAPAGPPMPALDDTWELVASGQTLAVVAQSHSQLVRPDLDLVPLRGIAPSKTVLATRADEGARLVAEFRRCAVAHDWSSAGR; from the coding sequence GTGGGTGAGTTCACGCCGTCGCCGGACCTCGACCTCCGCGTGGTCCGGTACTTCGTGGTGGTCGCCGAACACGCGCACTTCGGCCGGGCCGCCGCGGCACTGCACGTCGGGCAACCCACGCTGAGCAGGCAGATCCGCGATCTCGAAAAGCAGCTCGGCGTAAAGCTGCTGGACCGGACAGCTCAAGGGGCTCAGCTCAGCGAAGCAGGCGAGGCGTTCCTGCCCAAGGCGCGAGCGCTGCTGCGCGCGGCGGCCGAGGCCACCGCGGCCGCGCGCGACTTCCCCGGGGGCGGCTCGCTGACGGTCGGCTACTCACCCGGCATCGTCGTCACCCCGGTAGTCCGCGAATTCCGCGACCGGCATCCGGACGTCACCGTCCACACGAGACACCTGGGCTGGCTGCGCCCGGCCGAGGTCCTGCTGAACCGCCAGGTGGACGCCGCCGTCGTACGCATGCCGTTCCCGGCAGCGGGCCTGCACGTCACGCCACTGCACGAGGAACCGCGCCTCCTCGTTGTTCCCCGCGATCACCGCCTGGCAGGCCGGGAATTCGTCACGAGGCAGGACATCGCCGACGAACCGATGCCCTGGGTCCCCGACCTCGACCCCGAGGTACGGGCCTTCTGGCGCCTCGACCCGCGCCCAAACGCTCCGGCCGGACCCCCGATGCCCGCACTCGACGACACGTGGGAACTCGTCGCGTCGGGTCAAACGCTCGCCGTCGTCGCGCAGAGCCACAGCCAACTCGTCCGTCCCGATTTGGACCTGGTCCCGCTCCGGGGAATCGCGCCGAGCAAAACCGTACTGGCTACTCGGGCGGATGAGGGTGCCAGGCTCGTGGCAGAGTTCCGGCGATGCGCTGTGGCGCATGATTGGTCTTCTGCTGGTCGGTGA
- a CDS encoding HNH endonuclease signature motif containing protein has translation MWQQEFRVCQVIAELDNGGSHELGYPSTTALVAEIARTSSTAVRKLVARALAVNPGRSVGGAEIPAAAPLTGAAAAEGAISPLHVDGIVSALQAIPETVPVEEREKTEKTLVDLARNATAAEVAAAGQRLRDTLDPDGAEPRDTPEPKRAFRYRQGKDGSIKFDGYLDPASGAKTLALLEPLALPHKEDNPLVRGKDERYGDAFMEMVNLAASHPDAPNHSSTRGDIVVTIPLELLQKGLGQACLDLVTGITASEARILACDCKVIPAVLGTDGQPLEYGRAKRIVTEGLRLMLAIRDGGCAFPGCTRKPRHCDAHHVREWWNGGKTDLGNLVLLCGHHHRLLHNSDWKVRMVNGMPEFTPPEFLDPWRRPRTNTIHTAQPRAA, from the coding sequence TTGTGGCAGCAGGAATTCCGGGTCTGCCAGGTGATCGCGGAACTGGACAACGGCGGCTCACACGAACTTGGGTACCCCTCCACCACAGCGTTGGTGGCGGAGATCGCGCGGACTTCTTCGACCGCGGTGCGCAAGTTGGTGGCGCGGGCGCTCGCGGTCAACCCCGGTCGCAGTGTTGGCGGCGCGGAGATTCCCGCCGCTGCGCCGTTGACCGGAGCAGCCGCTGCCGAGGGAGCGATTTCGCCACTGCATGTGGATGGGATTGTGTCGGCGCTGCAGGCGATCCCAGAGACCGTGCCGGTCGAGGAGCGGGAGAAGACCGAGAAGACTTTGGTCGATCTCGCTCGGAACGCGACCGCGGCGGAGGTCGCCGCCGCGGGTCAGCGGTTGCGCGACACCCTCGACCCCGACGGCGCCGAACCCCGCGACACCCCCGAACCCAAACGCGCTTTCCGGTACCGGCAAGGCAAAGACGGCTCGATCAAGTTCGACGGCTATCTCGACCCGGCGTCCGGCGCGAAAACCCTCGCACTCCTGGAACCCCTGGCACTGCCCCACAAAGAGGACAACCCCCTGGTGCGTGGCAAAGACGAGCGCTACGGGGATGCCTTCATGGAGATGGTCAACCTCGCGGCAAGCCATCCGGATGCGCCGAACCACAGCAGCACCCGAGGCGACATCGTCGTCACGATCCCGCTGGAGTTGCTCCAGAAAGGACTCGGGCAGGCTTGCCTGGACCTGGTCACCGGCATCACCGCGAGCGAAGCCCGCATCCTCGCCTGTGACTGCAAAGTCATCCCCGCCGTGCTCGGCACCGACGGGCAACCCCTGGAATACGGGCGCGCCAAGCGAATCGTGACCGAAGGCCTCCGCCTCATGCTCGCCATCCGCGACGGCGGTTGCGCTTTTCCGGGCTGCACCCGGAAGCCCCGACACTGCGACGCCCACCACGTCCGAGAATGGTGGAACGGCGGCAAAACCGACCTCGGCAACCTCGTCTTGCTCTGCGGGCACCACCACCGCTTGCTGCACAACAGCGACTGGAAAGTCCGCATGGTCAACGGGATGCCCGAGTTCACCCCACCCGAATTCCTCGATCCCTGGCGAAGACCCCGAACCAACACCATCCACACCGCACAACCCCGCGCCGCGTAA
- a CDS encoding DUF4232 domain-containing protein: MNINGTAVRRGAVSVTAAAFALGALGACGGGEQGPAGAPGNITQAGSVVSTGDPQPSSQPSQPPAPSAEKSPGRTTSGAPDKGKPPAPGGGGGAECTKMKVTQSQPRGSGQEHFALLFTNEGSAPCTVRGFPGVRLDGADGSSWDLTRTAKEITPIEVAPGQHASADLTYLSAADGGAGPAWQVARMAVTPPHTTDTQIVPWAVGKPVAKQDAATHPGTYIDPVRPAATG, translated from the coding sequence ATGAACATCAACGGCACGGCAGTCCGGCGAGGTGCGGTCTCGGTGACCGCCGCCGCGTTCGCGCTCGGCGCTCTTGGCGCGTGCGGTGGTGGCGAACAGGGCCCGGCGGGCGCGCCGGGGAACATCACCCAGGCGGGCTCGGTCGTGTCCACCGGTGACCCGCAGCCCAGCTCGCAGCCGTCCCAGCCCCCGGCCCCGAGCGCGGAGAAGTCCCCCGGGCGCACCACGTCCGGCGCCCCCGACAAGGGCAAGCCGCCCGCACCGGGAGGCGGCGGCGGGGCGGAGTGCACGAAGATGAAGGTGACGCAGTCGCAGCCGCGCGGCAGCGGCCAGGAGCACTTCGCGCTCCTGTTCACCAACGAGGGCAGCGCGCCCTGCACCGTCCGCGGCTTCCCCGGCGTGCGGCTGGACGGCGCCGACGGCTCGTCGTGGGACCTGACGCGCACCGCGAAGGAGATCACCCCGATCGAGGTGGCGCCGGGGCAGCACGCCTCGGCCGATCTGACCTACCTCTCGGCCGCGGACGGCGGCGCGGGCCCGGCGTGGCAGGTCGCCCGCATGGCCGTGACGCCGCCGCACACCACCGACACGCAGATCGTGCCGTGGGCCGTCGGCAAACCCGTCGCGAAGCAGGACGCGGCGACGCACCCCGGCACCTACATCGACCCGGTGCGCCCCGCCGCGACCGGGTGA
- a CDS encoding DUF397 domain-containing protein — protein sequence MDLGDTRWRKSSYSGTQGNCVEVALPQWQKSSYSGTETECVEVAVAPTAVGIRDTKDRTGGALLVSPASWTAFLTAQR from the coding sequence ATGGATCTTGGTGACACTCGGTGGCGCAAGTCCAGCTACAGCGGCACACAGGGCAACTGCGTCGAGGTGGCCTTGCCACAGTGGCAAAAGTCCAGCTACAGCGGCACGGAGACCGAGTGTGTCGAGGTGGCGGTTGCGCCGACAGCCGTCGGCATCCGCGACACCAAGGACCGAACCGGAGGCGCCCTCCTGGTCTCCCCCGCCTCCTGGACTGCCTTTCTCACTGCCCAGCGGTAG
- a CDS encoding MFS transporter: MAEGDQYVRASFRAALADREFRALWAADLLSIVGDQFARVALSLLVYDRTGSALFTGLAFAATYLPTMVGGLTLGWLADRFDRRGVLITVDLVRAAMAALMAVPGSPVGAVIAPVVVISLLHPVFRGAQLATLRAVLTDPALFKMGSSLRTVTLQAGQVLGFAAGGSVVGLTSPSVALLIDAATFVASSALLLSLRRRPVDGGGARRSPLNGITIVLGDRRLRALIGVQALVGCYVASEAVAAPYAKAIGGGAGATGLLLAAPAVGAVVGAYAAGWLRDRDSAALGPLVFVTGLPLLVCLALPGLWVSLLLFALTGVALTATVVISTNLATLHAEERVRGHVMSAFNAVLMTTQGLGAAAGGWLASTRLGPAAAISVLAAAGMACAAAVGISWRRAERSGSSLLPVHGDSSPEDDRRTP, encoded by the coding sequence GTGGCCGAGGGGGATCAGTACGTGCGGGCGAGCTTTCGCGCCGCGCTGGCCGATCGCGAGTTCCGGGCGCTGTGGGCGGCGGATCTGCTGTCCATCGTCGGCGACCAGTTCGCGCGCGTGGCGCTGTCCCTGCTCGTCTACGACCGCACCGGGTCGGCGCTGTTCACCGGGCTCGCGTTCGCCGCCACCTACCTGCCGACGATGGTCGGCGGGCTGACGCTGGGCTGGCTCGCCGACCGGTTCGACCGGCGCGGCGTGCTGATCACCGTCGACCTCGTGCGCGCCGCGATGGCCGCGCTGATGGCCGTTCCCGGTTCGCCCGTCGGCGCGGTGATCGCGCCGGTGGTGGTGATCAGCCTGCTGCACCCGGTGTTCCGCGGCGCGCAGCTGGCCACCCTGCGCGCGGTGCTCACCGATCCGGCGCTGTTCAAGATGGGCAGCTCGCTGCGGACGGTCACGTTGCAGGCTGGCCAGGTGCTCGGGTTCGCCGCGGGCGGCTCCGTGGTGGGGCTGACCTCGCCGAGCGTCGCGCTGCTCATCGACGCGGCCACCTTCGTCGCGTCCTCCGCGCTACTGCTGTCGCTGCGCAGGCGTCCGGTGGACGGCGGGGGCGCCCGGCGCAGCCCGCTCAACGGGATCACGATCGTGCTGGGCGATCGCAGGCTCCGCGCGCTCATCGGGGTGCAGGCGCTCGTCGGGTGCTACGTGGCGTCCGAGGCGGTGGCGGCGCCGTATGCGAAGGCGATCGGCGGCGGGGCGGGCGCCACCGGGCTGCTGCTCGCCGCGCCCGCCGTCGGCGCGGTCGTGGGCGCCTACGCCGCGGGATGGCTGCGGGATCGGGATTCCGCGGCGCTCGGCCCGCTCGTCTTCGTCACCGGGCTGCCGTTGCTGGTGTGCCTCGCGCTGCCGGGGCTGTGGGTGAGCCTGCTGCTGTTCGCGCTGACCGGTGTCGCGCTCACCGCGACGGTGGTGATCTCGACGAACCTCGCCACGCTGCACGCGGAGGAGCGCGTGCGGGGGCACGTGATGAGCGCGTTCAACGCGGTGCTCATGACCACGCAAGGTCTGGGTGCCGCGGCGGGCGGCTGGCTGGCCAGTACCCGGCTCGGCCCGGCGGCCGCGATCTCCGTGCTGGCGGCGGCGGGGATGGCCTGCGCCGCCGCCGTCGGGATCTCGTGGCGCCGGGCCGAGCGGTCGGGGTCGTCACTCCTGCCCGTCCACGGCGACTCCTCTCCGGAAGATGACCGGCGAACACCTTGA
- a CDS encoding NmrA family NAD(P)-binding protein, with protein MGRTLVIGGTGAMGSRVVRRLLRAPDAEVAVFTRDPSSSGARKIDDRVRLVAGDLNAPDTVAAAMRGVDRVFCNTDFFGTRSVLAEHRQGIAVLEAARAASVDRFIWSSLDHAAVLTAGNTPVPHYDAKASVAAHIGTLRSEEMMRRETDAWFTEHVSILTTSSYFENLQSRLYPQPGVLPDGRDGLVFALPLGTGTYPLIGLDDIAWFACFMFDHWQEWGSRDLAVTADSLTGDEIAETFERVTGNASAYQPLSLAELEASVPVAGHDFAAMFRFFQERDVFRRDRDSALLRRIHPGMMTFEDWLRTTGWDGGRQDVQQFRPRR; from the coding sequence ATGGGTCGCACCCTCGTCATCGGCGGAACCGGCGCCATGGGCAGCCGCGTCGTCCGGCGGCTCCTGCGAGCGCCGGACGCGGAGGTAGCCGTGTTCACCCGTGATCCTTCCTCTTCAGGGGCAAGGAAGATCGACGACCGGGTTCGGCTCGTCGCCGGTGACCTGAACGCGCCCGACACCGTCGCGGCGGCCATGCGTGGCGTGGACCGGGTCTTCTGCAACACGGACTTCTTCGGCACCAGGAGCGTGCTGGCCGAACACCGCCAAGGAATCGCGGTTCTCGAAGCGGCGAGGGCCGCGTCGGTCGACAGGTTCATCTGGTCCTCGCTCGACCACGCCGCCGTTCTCACGGCCGGGAACACCCCCGTTCCCCACTACGACGCGAAAGCTTCGGTCGCGGCGCACATCGGCACCCTCCGCTCCGAGGAGATGATGCGGCGAGAGACCGACGCGTGGTTCACCGAGCACGTTTCGATCCTCACGACGTCTTCGTACTTCGAGAACCTCCAGTCGCGGCTCTACCCCCAGCCGGGCGTGCTTCCCGACGGCCGTGACGGCCTGGTGTTCGCGCTTCCCCTCGGCACGGGGACGTATCCGCTCATCGGCCTGGACGACATCGCCTGGTTCGCCTGCTTCATGTTCGACCACTGGCAAGAATGGGGAAGCCGCGACCTGGCGGTCACCGCGGACAGCCTCACCGGCGACGAGATCGCCGAAACCTTCGAACGGGTCACCGGAAATGCGAGCGCCTACCAGCCCCTGTCACTGGCCGAGCTGGAAGCGTCCGTGCCGGTCGCCGGGCACGACTTCGCCGCCATGTTCCGGTTCTTCCAGGAACGGGACGTCTTCCGCCGCGACCGCGACAGCGCACTGCTGCGCCGGATCCATCCCGGGATGATGACCTTCGAGGACTGGCTCCGGACCACCGGATGGGACGGCGGCAGGCAGGACGTGCAGCAGTTTCGCCCGCGCCGGTGA
- a CDS encoding helix-turn-helix domain-containing protein — MNTKHATARMRSLATELKELRAEAGFNTRDAAKLVGMSASTLNRLENGGKAIEPEDVSALCVAYKVTGPERDRLLSLSREQHLPGWWETTGTPLPQQLPALIRFEGEATRIVHASMLLVPGLLQIPEYTRAVMAAGDISEEDSEARVATRLGRQAILSKPRPPAYLAIIDEAALRRPVGGAAVMAAQVAHLIRSATRPHIDIRVLPFSAGPHTGLNGTYVVLEFTKARTIVHLEHKQSSLFLDAPEEVAPFQEATDSLVAKALGPGESQDFLASVAADYGKG; from the coding sequence ATGAACACCAAGCACGCTACCGCGCGGATGCGCAGCCTGGCGACCGAACTCAAAGAGCTGCGCGCGGAGGCGGGATTCAACACCCGCGACGCGGCGAAGCTCGTCGGCATGTCCGCATCCACATTGAACCGCTTGGAGAACGGCGGCAAGGCGATCGAGCCCGAGGACGTGTCGGCGCTCTGCGTGGCCTACAAGGTGACCGGGCCCGAGCGCGACCGATTGCTGTCCCTGTCCCGCGAGCAGCACCTGCCCGGCTGGTGGGAAACCACCGGCACACCCCTACCCCAGCAACTCCCCGCCCTGATCCGCTTCGAGGGCGAGGCGACCCGGATAGTGCACGCCTCCATGCTGCTGGTGCCGGGCCTGCTGCAGATTCCCGAGTACACCCGCGCGGTAATGGCGGCGGGCGACATCTCCGAGGAGGATTCCGAAGCGCGCGTAGCAACTCGCCTTGGTCGGCAAGCGATACTTTCCAAGCCTCGCCCGCCCGCTTACCTGGCGATCATCGATGAAGCCGCGCTCCGAAGGCCGGTTGGTGGTGCGGCAGTGATGGCGGCTCAAGTTGCTCATCTCATCCGGTCCGCCACGAGGCCGCACATCGACATCCGGGTCCTCCCGTTCTCAGCCGGGCCTCATACCGGTCTGAATGGCACCTATGTCGTTCTGGAATTCACCAAGGCCCGGACCATCGTGCACCTGGAGCACAAGCAGTCATCGTTGTTTCTGGATGCACCTGAGGAGGTAGCGCCGTTTCAGGAGGCAACCGATAGCCTGGTAGCGAAAGCACTCGGACCAGGAGAATCGCAAGACTTCCTAGCCTCGGTGGCGGCGGACTACGGCAAAGGGTGA
- a CDS encoding polysaccharide deacetylase family protein, producing the protein MSAKWPGDKRTAVMITVALELWSPGNWPPYAPMAAAWPMPGLYDAHSVSWSEYGATTGVFRLLDILRAHGTTATVGINALVAERFPEAVSAVYEAGHEVAAHSYAQDVLPVALDTAAERENIRTCTEILETVGGARPVGWMSPRASASPHTAELLAEAGYTWSGDYHDHELPRVVPTPAGPLVAIMHSEYSDVRFSGAPRAFLDVHTDLLDHVVSAPGPGILNVTVHAHVGGRPLLSDMVDRLLDRIDEHRDDVWLATHQQVADLILDNHPT; encoded by the coding sequence GTGAGTGCGAAGTGGCCAGGGGACAAGCGAACCGCGGTGATGATCACCGTGGCGCTGGAGCTGTGGTCGCCGGGAAACTGGCCCCCCTATGCCCCGATGGCGGCCGCGTGGCCGATGCCGGGATTGTACGACGCGCACAGCGTTTCCTGGTCGGAGTACGGGGCGACGACGGGGGTCTTCCGCCTGCTCGACATCCTGCGCGCGCACGGAACGACCGCCACGGTCGGGATCAACGCCCTCGTGGCCGAACGGTTTCCCGAGGCTGTGTCCGCGGTGTACGAGGCGGGGCACGAGGTCGCCGCCCATTCCTACGCGCAGGACGTCCTGCCGGTAGCTCTCGACACCGCGGCCGAGCGCGAGAACATCCGCACCTGCACGGAGATCCTCGAAACCGTGGGAGGAGCGCGTCCGGTCGGCTGGATGAGCCCTCGGGCCTCGGCCTCACCGCACACCGCGGAACTGCTGGCCGAGGCCGGGTACACGTGGTCAGGCGATTACCACGACCACGAACTGCCCCGAGTGGTGCCGACACCCGCGGGTCCGCTCGTAGCCATCATGCACAGCGAATATTCCGACGTCCGCTTTTCCGGCGCCCCTCGCGCGTTCCTGGACGTGCACACGGATTTGCTCGACCACGTGGTGAGCGCGCCGGGCCCCGGAATCCTCAACGTGACCGTCCACGCGCACGTCGGCGGCCGTCCGCTGCTGTCGGACATGGTCGACCGGCTCCTCGACCGCATCGACGAGCACCGGGACGACGTCTGGCTCGCCACCCACCAGCAGGTCGCGGACCTGATCCTCGACAACCACCCCACCTGA
- a CDS encoding GGDEF domain-containing protein: MDAQSRPIALSFRDAHGLLRALLVALPASSLMLLVLGFLARHPTAAEWARFGGLAGFAVLQGELSRQVERARRRYGSYGVVSMTSVWIMAAAITLPLPLCLALVPIIYGHLYFRAWRGTSDYMLPNRVVYNIGMHAWTLAVSHVVLAGFTLAAPSTVGVTPHTAVLAAVAVLAYFGVNGVLVAIGLHLRGQQTLTGYFLRLHEATLELSMLALGVVVGLIVVSAPALIPFVLLPVVVMHRAALTRQLQKAAETDAKTGLANAASWQAQADDALRAAARDHAQAGVLMLDLDFFKKVNDTYGHYAGDDVLAAVGEMLRTDLRRFDVPGRFGGEEFAVLLPGTDHAGTMRIAERLRQRVTELEVRTEDGNGTPVTVTGLSASIGAALYPDHGTEVRACLRAADQFVYRAKRTGRNRVVGEDRPAVPTPRLATVTPVMTCS, encoded by the coding sequence GTGGACGCTCAATCTCGGCCGATCGCGTTGTCGTTTCGCGATGCGCACGGTCTGCTCCGCGCCCTGCTGGTCGCGCTCCCCGCATCGTCGTTGATGTTGCTGGTACTGGGTTTTCTCGCCAGACACCCGACCGCCGCCGAGTGGGCCCGTTTCGGCGGGCTGGCCGGTTTCGCGGTGCTGCAAGGAGAACTGTCGCGTCAGGTCGAACGCGCGCGCCGCCGCTACGGCAGCTACGGCGTGGTTTCGATGACCTCGGTGTGGATCATGGCCGCCGCGATCACGCTGCCGCTGCCGCTGTGCCTCGCGCTGGTGCCGATCATTTACGGCCACCTGTACTTCCGCGCCTGGCGCGGCACGAGCGACTACATGCTGCCGAACCGCGTCGTCTACAACATCGGCATGCACGCGTGGACCCTCGCGGTGAGCCACGTCGTGCTCGCCGGGTTCACCTTGGCGGCACCGTCCACGGTGGGGGTCACGCCGCACACCGCCGTGCTCGCCGCCGTCGCGGTGCTCGCCTACTTCGGCGTCAACGGCGTGCTCGTCGCGATCGGCCTGCACCTGCGCGGGCAGCAGACGCTGACCGGGTACTTCCTGCGCCTGCACGAAGCGACGCTCGAACTGAGCATGCTGGCGCTCGGCGTGGTGGTCGGGCTGATCGTGGTGAGCGCGCCCGCGCTGATCCCGTTCGTGCTGCTGCCCGTGGTGGTGATGCACCGCGCGGCGTTGACGCGGCAGTTGCAGAAGGCCGCCGAAACCGACGCGAAGACCGGCCTCGCGAACGCGGCGTCCTGGCAGGCGCAGGCGGACGACGCGCTGCGCGCCGCCGCCCGCGACCACGCGCAGGCCGGGGTGCTGATGCTGGACCTGGACTTCTTCAAGAAGGTCAACGACACCTACGGCCATTACGCCGGCGACGACGTGCTCGCCGCCGTCGGCGAAATGCTGCGCACCGATCTGCGCCGGTTCGACGTGCCGGGCCGCTTCGGCGGCGAGGAGTTCGCCGTGCTGCTGCCCGGCACCGACCACGCGGGCACGATGCGGATCGCCGAACGGCTCCGGCAGCGCGTCACCGAACTGGAGGTGCGCACCGAAGACGGCAACGGCACCCCGGTGACCGTCACCGGCCTGTCGGCGTCGATCGGCGCCGCCCTGTACCCGGACCACGGCACCGAGGTCAGGGCCTGCCTGCGCGCCGCGGACCAGTTCGTCTACCGAGCGAAGCGGACCGGCCGCAACCGCGTGGTCGGCGAGGATCGCCCGGCCGTACCCACCCCGAGGCTGGCCACGGTGACCCCGGTGATGACCTGCTCGTAG